The DNA window TCTTTACTCTTGTAATTTCTTATTACGTACAGTTTTACTAAGTATCGTTCAAGACCGTTTAATTTTGGATACAAATAATCCAAATTGAAATAGGTGAAAGCAgtcatttttgttacattataatatttaacagcGTTACTAATGccttgtatttttattctggCTTTAAGAGGTCCCAAAATTGTGGTGCAATCTGCGGGCGGACTCCATAACAATTTCCAGCCTTCTAGTCTCAATTGACTGAATACTTCTGACGGTatctctataaaattattgatttttatttgttttgtcttttaaacaaaaacatatttttaaaaacatacattttaaagaataatattatacttatgAATGTAATTATTCATGTTTgcttattacataaaataccgATATATTaccaaaagtttttaaaattaataaattattaatttaattaatttaattaataaattattaatttaattaattaacgttttTTATGTCTGCAGCCTTAACAATTATtctagtaaataatataatatagatttacCGGATTCTGCTGTTTTAAAGATTGCCTCTGCAAATAAGCTGAAATGTTGTGAATTATGAGCTATGACTTTCGCACTATAAGATGCATATGGATGTAAATCCGAAATTGTGATCGTTGTCTCtgttgtaaattttgtaataatgtgCTTATCTAGAGTAGATAATTTTAGATCTGTACACCCATAGTAtttattaatctgaaattaaaacaaattatttatttatattatattaaatatatttaatgtatgttaaaacaaaaaatctataattaagTGTATGCATGTAATCTTAACATTtccgtttaatttttaatatttttatgggattctctaacaaataataattgtactagaattaattaattttaaattaaataatattaattaattttaaacagtaatcaattttcttatatacgtataacattattataccTCTAATATTACTTCATATCGCACTATTTCTCCGTTTGGTTGATTTGAAGGGTTCCAAATTAAAGTGACTTGTGACATCTTAGTTGATGGGACTGtagatatttgtaaaatataattaacccaaatacaatattatccaATCTTAtatgcaaacaattttttttacatctttaagCTGCAATTAAACTTACTGTCTTCAAGCGTACgaattttttgatgaaatagCATGTTATCTTTGTGAAATATGATTACATCAAAAAAAGTGTACGACGGCAACTCTTGCACTTTATATGGAAAAGATGGAGCTGATATAGAAACGACTTCCTCATTTGTATTTACTTTACGAATTATCAGATTATACCAACTTGGCGGACATGAATATAATTGCTGTAGTaagacatataaaatataagcatttttatcttaaaatactattaaatatacatataaataagttatgtgcaataaattaaaaaaatttaaagcaaatttaacataaaatgtgtacatacatggATTTGCCACTCAATTACCATGCCATTTTCTTCGGGAATCACATCAAAATTTTCAGCTgctacaatataaaaaattattatgaaaaatgtaacgtgctttagattacataaaatactaaaatatttctaataattattaattgacaaCAATACAGTAATAGCTTCTTTCCGCacagaaatgtattttacaattattttatttttttattattttatatataaacgcatgtaaaagtaaagtttttctgcacaataaaataataatcatcttgaataatacttttaacgtacatatttcattaaaaataataaaattaaaaattgtaaattatgaGGTAgctgttattaatattattaataaattagtaaattgttaacaataaataatataaacattgtgcaaacttaattaatacatCAACTCACGGTTACACTTAGTCTCAGCTACTCGCCACTCGCTTTGTACTTGCGTGCCAGAAATGTCCAAGCTTAAACCGATATGATAAGTAGCACCAGGTTCTACATTCTCAAAATGCTCTGTCAAGTGTGtcatatttcgaaataatttcttcCATGATGGTTGCTTGTATTTGATGTGttcctgtaaaaaaaattatgaaattaatttcttgattttatgtatgattaaatattaaacgatatctagtatttatattaattggaaattttttataattttcatacacGCTTATACAAAttcttattacttttaaataataaaaaaaaagttaaattaatgttacttGAATGACGAATGAATAAAGAATTGATTTTTCTTCGTATTCATCCTTCCATGTTATAGGAACCACGGCCCAAATACTTGTCTCGCTTGTTGAGACCGTAGGTGCATTGGGTTTGTTTATGCCTGTAAAATGATCGATGTATTTCTACActtgcatttaataataaatatttaataaatacaatgtaaaaacAACATGTGTGTAGCACGTAAaagattattacttatttgacATAAAGGTggtatgtatattttagtaCTGTCGCCTTTATAACACATTTCATCAATACACATTCCAGTTGCTTTATTGCACTCTTCATTGGCTCTTATGTAGAAACATGTACCACATGTCTTTTTGCAGCCATGACCATATTTAGTTGAATCACAAGCTGAAAGAccaagtattatttttaaaagttttacatcttataaaaaaaataatattagcaacattaagaattatttacgCGTAGAACATGTATCTCCTATAAAACCTGGAGCACACGTGCAACCATTTTCGTAACAAATTTCGGTTTCTTTACAATTAACGTCACTGCCCAGATCAGATTCGCAAGAAACCAAGCATTGCGGTCCAATCCTTCCTTGAGGACAGTTTGCgtcttcttaaaaaatatgtacttatatttatattttagtatactTTTTCTAAAgtgttcattaaaaaaaatagttaacgttttcaaaatttaattataataagtaatgtaattacccagatttatatttaaatctacAGGCGATATAGTATTCACGACAACATGTTTAtcataagataatttttggcATGTCACTTCCGGCCAAAAATAGCCAAACTCTACATCCCAGTCGTAACTAGAAAATATAACACCTTTCCTCAAagcttctaaaaataataagataagttacaaatatatacaaaaaaaattgaaaacttttgACACCATTTGATGAACATgctaagtaaataatttgtaaatgacATTAAGAAGAAATTCTAAATGTAATGAGAaagtaagaatattaaataatttgcaccATTTTGCGGGCACTGACGAACGTTCGCTATCGCCCACAATGGATTTGAGCTATGATTATTAAGTTtaggaattaatttaataattattttactataagtATTAGAATCTATGATTGAAGAATTTTTCTTGATTTCGACAGATTGCCACATAGGTAAGCCATGAACCGCAGATTTTGTTGAGCCTTTTACTATTACTTTTACCAATTCTTCATTATTCGTGGAATCAAGCAATGTTACGTGGGCATCACATTCGGCGCAGAGgccaattaataattgtacgcATATCATTTCGTTATTAAGTTGAAAGATGGGACTTGTTAAAACTGCATTTTCCACAGTTGTATGTAGAAAATAATCTGAAACATAttcatacataaaatgttttccttattaccaatataattaatattcaatgaagtaatatttgattgataaaaatttgttaaaaatttacaccTACATAAATGAAGTCGTATCAACATCGCCGTGTCGCTTCTAATAAATAAGTAGTAATTATTGCTTGAATGTCCTTTCTCGTCTGTATacgtcaaaataattttatcagtatcataaataattattttccgcaTCTCAGCATTCCATGTAATAATAAACGTTCGCCATTCACTTTCTGACAGTGGTGTAtgctataataattattaattaattattaataaattttaaatcgcCTCACGGTCTATGTCGGATCTTAgtgatgttattaaatttaattttcatttttcttagcttttttatttatttaaactgcgcgccgatAAGGTTCGTCAGACTTAAGACGCAGTAACCAAGCTAAATTTTGATGCTTGAGAGTATCTTAAAATCTCCCCTTTCCACCTGTCCCAAAAAactgtatattaatttattgcgaaaaacaATACTTCAGCTGGGGTTCGAACCCGGATCTCTTATTCCGTGCGAGCGTCCTAGCCAATTTGACCACCAAGACAGGTGGGAAGGGGGGATTTTAAGATGCTCTCGAGCatcaaaatttagtaatttggTTACTGCGTCTTAAGTCTGACGAACTTTatcggcgcgcagtttaaataaataaaaaagctaagaaaaattaaaattaaatttaataacatcacTAAGATCCGTTAAAAGCGTCGGAGTGACTGATGTCCACCTCTCTATATAACTAAAGTTTAcgtagtaaaaatttaattatttttaatatttatttgtgcaCTTAGCATAAAATATGATTGTCTTTTTGCACTAAAAAGTTAACGAAcatattacttataaaataaaatctagtGATACAGAGagcataaaaaatgataaacatttttattgcactgtatatgttttatttatacatatttgtattttatatatatatttaaagtaataaattaaaatacataaatatattaaaggtgtatattaatttttactgataaaataatttacaatctttttttaaaaataaaataaaaagagtagAAACgtcaattttaa is part of the Monomorium pharaonis isolate MP-MQ-018 chromosome 2, ASM1337386v2, whole genome shotgun sequence genome and encodes:
- the LOC105835724 gene encoding uncharacterized protein LOC105835724 isoform X1, whose translation is MDMLMIFIFANQILYIFGKVIVLRGLISNTYGSKKVKLICLSKDDGSALVWNYNLIWKYKYYSVHGNNYEFHDLNKFNNSEINCKMNANEDCLESWIKHEWNITNSIKTPMGPVFDQRWEEFKQYENLQNTDYYFKDELIKREIKLAFSVRTSHSMHMLICNGEDYNKDSCYWILIGGWNNTLSVIRKCVMGIPELGKEPPEHSECRNAQSSFKHTPLSESEWRTFIITWNAEMRKIIIYDTDKIILTYTDEKGHSSNNYYLFIRSDTAMLIRLHLYYFLHTTVENAVLTSPIFQLNNEMICVQLLIGLCAECDAHVTLLDSTNNEELVKVIVKGSTKSAVHGLPMWQSVEIKKNSSIIDSNTYSKIIIKLIPKLNNHSSNPLWAIANVRQCPQNEALRKGVIFSSYDWDVEFGYFWPEVTCQKLSYDKHVVVNTISPVDLNINLEDANCPQGRIGPQCLVSCESDLGSDVNCKETEICYENGCTCAPGFIGDTCSTPCDSTKYGHGCKKTCGTCFYIRANEECNKATGMCIDEMCYKGDSTKIYIPPLCQISINKPNAPTVSTSETSIWAVVPITWKDEYEEKSILYSFVIQEHIKYKQPSWKKLFRNMTHLTEHFENVEPGATYHIGLSLDISGTQVQSEWRVAETKCNPAENFDVIPEENGMVIEWQIHQLYSCPPSWYNLIIRKVNTNEEVVSISAPSFPYKVQELPSYTFFDVIIFHKDNMLFHQKIRTLEDIPSTKMSQVTLIWNPSNQPNGEIVRYEVILEINKYYGCTDLKLSTLDKHIITKFTTETTITISDLHPYASYSAKVIAHNSQHFSLFAEAIFKTAESEIPSEVFSQLRLEGWKLLWSPPADCTTILGPLKARIKIQGISNAVKYYNVTKMTAFTYFNLDYLYPKLNGLERYLVKLYVIRNYKSKENTTAYQKFEFKTPPTAPPKVTNLEIVEIDTRQMIYLRWQSPRPPLNGILRDYNIELCNKYNILCSNIKVQLNESCDLWNDYICKVVQNTNSPTNLLSQTIKVFAYNMNVTEPGLPASVTEDMLLNTTPDAPDNYTFTVSNDSIIDLNWLHPWKTGGHLKSFRIRIQEISSNLKKSFSRSLRNEVLEFSVTQYMRNYSERLYLFPSTQYIIYLQAVTVANKSSNTKFVNICTPSTTVFDGVLDVMVDNSNSTVLLNIPSVLNDTQDSMMHIIVKGPNSCKQYSEVPKDLRERAGVKMYENAWQAAEVSTSELAGGQFKIGDNRIYGNAINCPLKSKGLYEIVIIVIEQNSICNSKFKPIMLTKLIHVDDASILSMHYVAWMVPIILLFVVLGTAFYLYRRKKQKRIKQLIQNEIALPENKSACVIESLISNSKEDLPNLSDK
- the LOC105835724 gene encoding uncharacterized protein LOC105835724 isoform X2 encodes the protein MDMLMIFIFANQILYIFGKVIVLRGLISNTYGSKKVKLICLSKDDGSALVWNYNLIWKYKYYSVHGNNYEFHDLNKFNNSEINCKMNANEDCLESWIKHEWNITNSIKTPMGPVFDQRWEEFKQYENLQNTDYYFKDELIKREIKLAFSVRTSHSMHMLICNGEDYNKDSCYWILIGGWNNTLSVIRKCVMGIPELGKEPPEHSECRNAQSSFKHTPLSESEWRTFIITWNAEMRKIIIYDTDKIILTYTDEKGHSSNNYYLFIRSDTAMLIRLHLYYFLHTTVENAVLTSPIFQLNNEMICVQLLIGLCAECDAHVTLLDSTNNEELVKVIVKGSTKSAVHGLPMWQSVEIKKNSSIIDSNTYSKIIIKLIPKLNNHSSNPLWAIANVRQCPQNALRKGVIFSSYDWDVEFGYFWPEVTCQKLSYDKHVVVNTISPVDLNINLEDANCPQGRIGPQCLVSCESDLGSDVNCKETEICYENGCTCAPGFIGDTCSTPCDSTKYGHGCKKTCGTCFYIRANEECNKATGMCIDEMCYKGDSTKIYIPPLCQISINKPNAPTVSTSETSIWAVVPITWKDEYEEKSILYSFVIQEHIKYKQPSWKKLFRNMTHLTEHFENVEPGATYHIGLSLDISGTQVQSEWRVAETKCNPAENFDVIPEENGMVIEWQIHQLYSCPPSWYNLIIRKVNTNEEVVSISAPSFPYKVQELPSYTFFDVIIFHKDNMLFHQKIRTLEDIPSTKMSQVTLIWNPSNQPNGEIVRYEVILEINKYYGCTDLKLSTLDKHIITKFTTETTITISDLHPYASYSAKVIAHNSQHFSLFAEAIFKTAESEIPSEVFSQLRLEGWKLLWSPPADCTTILGPLKARIKIQGISNAVKYYNVTKMTAFTYFNLDYLYPKLNGLERYLVKLYVIRNYKSKENTTAYQKFEFKTPPTAPPKVTNLEIVEIDTRQMIYLRWQSPRPPLNGILRDYNIELCNKYNILCSNIKVQLNESCDLWNDYICKVVQNTNSPTNLLSQTIKVFAYNMNVTEPGLPASVTEDMLLNTTPDAPDNYTFTVSNDSIIDLNWLHPWKTGGHLKSFRIRIQEISSNLKKSFSRSLRNEVLEFSVTQYMRNYSERLYLFPSTQYIIYLQAVTVANKSSNTKFVNICTPSTTVFDGVLDVMVDNSNSTVLLNIPSVLNDTQDSMMHIIVKGPNSCKQYSEVPKDLRERAGVKMYENAWQAAEVSTSELAGGQFKIGDNRIYGNAINCPLKSKGLYEIVIIVIEQNSICNSKFKPIMLTKLIHVDDASILSMHYVAWMVPIILLFVVLGTAFYLYRRKKQKRIKQLIQNEIALPENKSACVIESLISNSKEDLPNLSDK
- the LOC105835724 gene encoding uncharacterized protein LOC105835724 isoform X3, with the protein product MDMLMIFIFANQILYIFGKVIVLRGLISNTYGSKKVKLICLSKDDGSALVWNYNLIWKYKYYSVHGNNYEFHDLNKFNNSEINCKMNANEDCLESWIKHEWNITNSIKTPMGPVFDQRWEEFKQYENLQNTDYYFKDELIKREIKLAFSVRTSHSMHMLICNGEDYNKDSCYWILIGGWNNTLSVIRKCVMGIPELGKEPPEHSECRNAQSSFKHTPLSESEWRTFIITWNAEMRKIIIYDTDKIILTYTDEKGHSSNNYYLFIRSDTAMLIRLHLYYFLHTTVENAVLTSPIFQLNNEMICVQLLIGLCAECDAHVTLLDSTNNEELVKVIVKGSTKSAVHGLPMWQSVEIKKNSSIIDSNTYSKIIIKLIPKLNNHSSNPLWAIANVRQCPQNEALRKGVIFSSYDWDVEFGYFWPEVTCQKLSYDKHVVVNTISPVDLNINLDANCPQGRIGPQCLVSCESDLGSDVNCKETEICYENGCTCAPGFIGDTCSTPCDSTKYGHGCKKTCGTCFYIRANEECNKATGMCIDEMCYKGDSTKIYIPPLCQISINKPNAPTVSTSETSIWAVVPITWKDEYEEKSILYSFVIQEHIKYKQPSWKKLFRNMTHLTEHFENVEPGATYHIGLSLDISGTQVQSEWRVAETKCNPAENFDVIPEENGMVIEWQIHQLYSCPPSWYNLIIRKVNTNEEVVSISAPSFPYKVQELPSYTFFDVIIFHKDNMLFHQKIRTLEDIPSTKMSQVTLIWNPSNQPNGEIVRYEVILEINKYYGCTDLKLSTLDKHIITKFTTETTITISDLHPYASYSAKVIAHNSQHFSLFAEAIFKTAESEIPSEVFSQLRLEGWKLLWSPPADCTTILGPLKARIKIQGISNAVKYYNVTKMTAFTYFNLDYLYPKLNGLERYLVKLYVIRNYKSKENTTAYQKFEFKTPPTAPPKVTNLEIVEIDTRQMIYLRWQSPRPPLNGILRDYNIELCNKYNILCSNIKVQLNESCDLWNDYICKVVQNTNSPTNLLSQTIKVFAYNMNVTEPGLPASVTEDMLLNTTPDAPDNYTFTVSNDSIIDLNWLHPWKTGGHLKSFRIRIQEISSNLKKSFSRSLRNEVLEFSVTQYMRNYSERLYLFPSTQYIIYLQAVTVANKSSNTKFVNICTPSTTVFDGVLDVMVDNSNSTVLLNIPSVLNDTQDSMMHIIVKGPNSCKQYSEVPKDLRERAGVKMYENAWQAAEVSTSELAGGQFKIGDNRIYGNAINCPLKSKGLYEIVIIVIEQNSICNSKFKPIMLTKLIHVDDASILSMHYVAWMVPIILLFVVLGTAFYLYRRKKQKRIKQLIQNEIALPENKSACVIESLISNSKEDLPNLSDK
- the LOC105835724 gene encoding uncharacterized protein LOC105835724 isoform X4 — its product is MDMLMIFIFANQILYIFGKVIVLRGLISNTYGSKKVKLICLSKDDGSALVWNYNLIWKYKYYSVHGNNYEFHDLNKFNNSEINCKMNANEDCLESWIKHEWNITNSIKTPMGPVFDQRWEEFKQYENLQNTDYYFKDELIKREIKLAFSVRTSHSMHMLICNGEDYNKDSCYWILIGGWNNTLSVIRKCVMGIPELGKEPPEHSECRNAQSSFKHTPLSESEWRTFIITWNAEMRKIIIYDTDKIILTYTDEKGHSSNNYYLFIRSDTAMLIRLHLYYFLHTTVENAVLTSPIFQLNNEMICVQLLIGLCAECDAHVTLLDSTNNEELVKVIVKGSTKSAVHGLPMWQSVEIKKNSSIIDSNTYSKIIIKLIPKLNNHSSNPLWAIANVRQCPQNEALRKGVIFSSYDWDVEFGYFWPEVTCQKLSYDKHVVVNTISPVDLNINLEDANCPQGRIGPQCLVSCESDLGSDVNCKETEICYENGCTCAPGFIGDTCSTPCDSTKYGHGCKKTCGTCFYIRANEECNKATGMCIDEMCYKGDSTKIYIPPLCQISINKPNAPTVSTSETSIWAVVPITWKDEYEEKSILYSFVIQEHIKYKQPSWKKLFRNMTHLTEHFENVEPGATYHIGLSLDISGTQVQSEWRVAETKCNPENFDVIPEENGMVIEWQIHQLYSCPPSWYNLIIRKVNTNEEVVSISAPSFPYKVQELPSYTFFDVIIFHKDNMLFHQKIRTLEDIPSTKMSQVTLIWNPSNQPNGEIVRYEVILEINKYYGCTDLKLSTLDKHIITKFTTETTITISDLHPYASYSAKVIAHNSQHFSLFAEAIFKTAESEIPSEVFSQLRLEGWKLLWSPPADCTTILGPLKARIKIQGISNAVKYYNVTKMTAFTYFNLDYLYPKLNGLERYLVKLYVIRNYKSKENTTAYQKFEFKTPPTAPPKVTNLEIVEIDTRQMIYLRWQSPRPPLNGILRDYNIELCNKYNILCSNIKVQLNESCDLWNDYICKVVQNTNSPTNLLSQTIKVFAYNMNVTEPGLPASVTEDMLLNTTPDAPDNYTFTVSNDSIIDLNWLHPWKTGGHLKSFRIRIQEISSNLKKSFSRSLRNEVLEFSVTQYMRNYSERLYLFPSTQYIIYLQAVTVANKSSNTKFVNICTPSTTVFDGVLDVMVDNSNSTVLLNIPSVLNDTQDSMMHIIVKGPNSCKQYSEVPKDLRERAGVKMYENAWQAAEVSTSELAGGQFKIGDNRIYGNAINCPLKSKGLYEIVIIVIEQNSICNSKFKPIMLTKLIHVDDASILSMHYVAWMVPIILLFVVLGTAFYLYRRKKQKRIKQLIQNEIALPENKSACVIESLISNSKEDLPNLSDK